AGGTTGGCGGCCACCTCGAGGAAGTATTTCACGTGCTGCGAGCGTTGCTTATGGTCATTCCCTCCCGCCGGGTTATTGTTCAGCGTGCtgccaaagtttacgctgcTACTAATGCCCATTCCACCGCTTGCGTACGGTTGCACGATCATGCTGCTTTGGTGCAGCTCCTTCAGCGTCTGCTCCGAAACGATGAACCGGGGCAGCAGCGCCAACATGAACTTCTGCATCCGGTACAGCTGCATACCGAAGGCTTGGTTTGCGTTCGGGTCGGTTAGTTCGTAAATTTCCTGATTCGCCGACCGGGCGATTAGGTTCGTGATGCCGGCCAGCTCCTTCAGCAGTCCCAAATTCATGCTCGGCGAGCCCGCCCGCAACACCGTTTCAATCATATCGCTGTGCGACAGGAAGAAGTGAATGATCTGGCTCAGTGCCGAGTTGTTCTCGTGGCCCAGCGTCGACAGGATCGCATCGCAAAGGTTCAGCGCGGGAAACAGGATCTGCTGAAACCGTGCTTCCACCGGCGGGATGAACGAGGAGGACAATGAGGCGgacgctgctgcagctgccaCTGCCATGGCCGAAGCGTACGACTGCTGCTGTATGCTGCCGCTGTTCAGGATCTGCACATCGGGGTGCAGATCGTACACCTTCATGCTTCCGAGCACTCCAAGGATGTGCTCCTCCAGCAGCATTCGCGCACCGATCTGGCAGCGGGCGAGACGCGTCAAGAGGGCCATCTTCGACTCGTACACGTACAGCGCGCGGAACGTGCTCGGATTGGTCTGCAGGATGTGGCACAGGTCGCCATCCTTCTTCAGCAGACTGTTGATGATGTGCGAAAGGTAGCCGTGCCGGGCGATAAACTCCACTATATCGATCGATGCATCCATGCTTAGCAGCATATCGAGACAGGACATGGCCAGCATTTTGCAGATATCGTGCCCGGTCGTACAGTCCTGGCAGATCACGTCGATCAAGCTGTCCCCGAACGAGTTGAATATGTCCATTATCATGTTCAGGTGCTTGTAGTCCTCCGTCTCCGTGCCGTACGGTTTGCGGCCCGCGTTGCTAATCGTTCGGTTCAGGAACGAACCACCGTCGTCCTTATCGCTGTCCAGCTTCTCACTTCGCTCGAGACTGTCCCGATTGCCCTTGATAATGTACATGTAGTTGAGCAGCGCGACGTACAGGTTCATCTTCAACTGTGGCGACCCGTCGCTGCTGATCAGCAGCCAGTCGAGTATGTTTTTCAGAATAAACTTCAAGCTCAGCGCATTCGCACGCTCCAGATAGACGTACGCGCCCTCCTGCCGCTGATGGGCGGTGCTGTTCATTTCACCATTCAAACCATTCCTGCCACCGGTGGAAAGCAGACTCGTTCCGTTCATGCTACCATTCTGATGCCGCTCGGACAGCATGTGCAGTGACATCTGTTCCGATTTGAGTAGGAAGCAGCTGCGCAAATTcaccatcagcagcgaaatggTGGACGAGGCAATGTTGCCCAGCTCGGGGATGATTTGGTTCGGCACTGCCTTGCTCAGCATTATCTGCAGTATCTCCGTGATGATGATCTGCTTCGTGTCGAGGGACATGATCATGGTGGGCGTAACGCATACCAGCACCTCCGCCACCTGGCCCCACGCCTCCAGGAACTTTATCGTCGAAGCGCACAGGCTGCGCTGCGTGTTCAGGTCCACCGCGTACTTCAGGATCGTCTTAATTTCCTGCACGATGTGCGCCCGCTGGCCGGTTGCGATCGAATGTATCGAGTCGAGCTCGTCGCGCAGAACGTCCTGCAGCTTGCGCGTATCGATCAGCCGCATGCGAGCTTTGAGCGTGACGGGCATTTCGCAGCTTTGCAGCAGCTCGTGCAGCACCGTACCGTTGAAGTAGTTCCACTGCGGTTCCTCCAGCTGCTTGATGGTGAAATCGACACAGTCGAGCAGAATGCACAGCATTCGCTTGGCCGTTTCGCTCGATTCTTTCGTGGCCGCGATTGCGGTCGTCGACATGTCGGCGGTGGCATTGATCGAGAAGCTTATGTTCGTGTTGGTGTAGTAATCGCCCAGCCCCGACGTCACTGGATCGACCGTTGGAGTGTTGATGATTTTCAGCAGAATTTTGCAAATCGTTTCGAACTGCGTCGCTTGATTGCGCTCACTGGTCAGCTTCAGCTCGATTACGATCGCTTTCAGCAGGAAGGTCATCTGGTTCAGCAGGAACGGATTTTTCGCATCCGGGAAGGGCAACGATGTCGTGTGTCGGCAAAGGAAATCGTTGCACGAGCGCAAAAAGCGCAGAAACACTTCCGAGGTGTGATAGTTGCGGCAAATTTGGTACAGCAGTCGATAGGCGTACTCCATCAGCTTGTTGTAGCTCGTCGACAGTGGGTTGCCGGTTCGTAAATGCTAAAATACaggaatttaaattaatatttttgaatttttatcaCTAATGAAAAGAGACCACTTACCTCTAAATGTTTGTCCAGCAGCGTGATGAGCGATTTCGAACAGTGGCTCGGGAAGTTCATAATGCCCGGTTGCTGCAAGCTGGTCAGATGCAAATCCTTCCCCAGATCGAACCCTAGCAGATAGTGGGCCAGGTTCGGCACGACGGGCTGCTGCAAGCACTCCTGAATCAACTGTATGACCGCGCCTTTGATGCTTGTCGTGATGAACGTTTCGTTGGTGCTCTTGGACGATGCTTCGTCCTCCATCGGTCCAACGCCCATTACCCAGGCCGTATCGTTCAGCTGTTCCAACAGTGGCAACGGTTCCGCCTCCTCCGATACGTTCAAATCGGCCTCCAAACACTCCACAAAGCCTTGCCGTATCTCGTTCTTCAGCTCGTCGGTTTGGGTCACCAGGCCAAGTATTAGCTGGTTCACGTCCGGCAGTGTCATGATGATCGAAAGGATACGCAACGCCACCAGGCTGTTCCCTGGCAGCCACGTACTGTACGTGATGTGCTTCATTATGTTCAGCATGTGATTGGCCGTGCCGCTGCGTGGATTCACCCCCAGCAGCAGTTTGTTGATGCCGTTCAGATTCACCGGGCTCGGTGTGCTGAGATGCATGTTGAAGAAATCTTCCTGCAGGTTCAGCGCCTTTTCAATGATCTGCAGACACAGCAGCGAAGCGGCCTCGAGGGAACTCTTCCCGGGGAACGGTGTGTACGAGTCAAAGCACACGATCGACTCATCGATAATGTGCAGAATGAAGCGCAGCAGATCGGACTTTGTGTTGAGCTGCAGCATAATCCGGTAGGCCGGTGGCGTGCGGCCCTCCTTCAGCTCCCTCATCTGATTTGCGTTGGCAGGGTTAAAGTTGAAGCCGTTCACAAACATGTGCACgatttggagacacttctgtgCCAGTTGCCACTTTTCTGCACCGTCCTTGTAGTTACGGCTAAACAGTCGCAGCAGCACAGTGTTGACCACGTACGAAAGGTACGGATGGATGCCGGGCGCACGTGATCCCTCTCCCAAATCGTCTGGAATGGCAGTGCTCATGAGGGAGGAGAGCAGATCGAGCATGGCCTGTGTGAGCGGGAACGTTTCATTGCGGCTTTCAACCTCTTCCAGCTCGGAAATGACGCCACGCGTTTTGAAATTGCTCGTCGACGGGATCGTATTAACGATCTGCGAGTCTTCCAGGTTGTGCCACAGCTTGATCGCATTCTCTAAGCTTCCGGCAAGTGACGCAAGGGTGCGCACGATTTCCGCCTTCAGTTGAATGGGGACGGAACAGCTGATCAGCCCAACTAGCACGTTCAGTGGCGCCCATTTGTCACTTTCGCACAGAGCGATGCGAGACAGCTCGTCGTGTTTGGCGACCGCTTGCACCACCTGCAGCACAGCCTGCAGGCCGAGAATTTCCTGCGGACTGATGCTTTTGCAGATCATACGATTCCGGTACACCGTTTCCGACTGTGGGTTCTGCTCCTGGCGCAGGTTGAAGTAGTACTCGCTGAGCGAGTTGAAAAAGTGATCCCACGagacggtgctgctgccggagtAGGCACTGCCCTGCTTGAGCAGGTTGAACGCGCTCCGGGCGGCCTGCACGTTGCAGCTTAGCCCGGACAGCATCTTGAGGTAGGGAATGAAGAGCGTCGGTGGCAGCAGTTCACCCGCGAGCCGAATGAACTTGAACAGGCACACCGAGCGGGATGACACTCGATGTCCCTGGAGGCCGTGGGCGAACTCGGTCGGGCCCCAGTACTCCATGCTGAGGTTTAGATGCAACCGATCGTTGGCGTAGAACTTCCCGACCGAGAGGAGCAGCATTTCGAAGTTCCTGCACAGGTTGGCCGGCGGCTCGATGCCCTGCTGCTGATACACCTGCACCGTACGGGCCGTTTCGTCCGCTCGGCCACGCAGCTCCGTCACCTTGGAGTGCATCAGCTCGATAAAGTCGGCAAACAGCGTGTGTAGCCGGCGGTAGAAGAACTCCGTGTCGAAGATGAGTTCACTGTCGAGGAAGGTGTAGTACAGGAAGTCGAACACCTTCCCCTGCAGCGCTCCGTTCACGAGCAGCTCGTCCTGGTCGATCATTTTCGAAGCATCCTGCACGAGCGTTTGCGGCGCTAGTCGAAGTGTCGCAATGGACAGCCCAAACGCGAACAAGGTCAGCGCGTGAAGACCATCGTTTTCCCAGCTGTTCGACAGGGCGTCCATCAGGAAGTCGATGTACAGATCGTCCTTGATCATGGGCAGCTTGCGGACCAGCTCTTCGCCGTCCTCTCTCCGCTGCAGTACGCTCAAATCCAACGCGTACAGCAGGGCCATCTGCAGCGTAACCGTCACGTCGTCGATGCCGCCACTCGATTCCGTGCACTTGTACCCACGCAGGAACTGCACCAGCTTCATCGTCACGCCCCTCGGTAACCCAGACTGGGCGGCGTAGTAGTAGATGCACtgggccagcagcagccggatTTCCTCGAACAAATCCAGCACCTGCCGATGGTGGCGCGGCGGCCCAAGCGCACGGTTCGTCGTCAGTATGTCGAGCTCCTTGGTAATGTCCAGCTCCTGCAGCAGATCGATGATGCGCTCAAGCAAACCGTCCGCCACCAGCCCGTCGGTGTAGTTGGTCACGATCTGTGTCACTTCCGGCGGCGCGTCCGTGCACCACGACACGCCTGCACGCGATTTGAGCAGCTGCTTCAGGCTGGCCACGAGCGACTTGCGCCCGTCGTAGTACAGCAGCACCGCGACCAGCCCGCGCGTCAGTCCCGGATGGTTGATGGTTTGCTGCTGCGAGGTGCACAGCAGCTCCAGCGCCACATACTCGTTCATGTCGAACATGTCCGACAGGATGATGCTCTCGTCGACCAGCTCTTTGGACAGGATGGTGTGACCGAACTCGGGCAGCGTGATGCCCTCGGTGATGCCCTGTTTGATCGCCTCTCGGCATTTCCCGTTCTTGGGCGGGTTTTTCAGCAGTGAGAGAAAGTTCTGCTTGTGCTTGCGGAGCAACGCTTCCAGCGCGACGGCGTGCGTCGTGTCGGCCTGGTCGGTCGATGGAAGCAGATAGGTTTCGACGTTGTTCAGCAGACATTTGTACGGTGTCCACAGATCGTCCGGCGTGCCTACAACAGAAAAAGCATTATTACGGGGAACGGAATGAGCCACCGAAAAGCGTTTGTTGTTCCGCGCGCTACCTAACCTCACAATGCCGGTTCGCACTGCGATccggcgcacacacacacttaccatCGGCCATTGTGTCTGTACTCCACGGTAACCACAAGCGGAACTGTACGGTGCACTCGTTAGAGCACTTTGTGGGTGTTTTTTACACGGTTATGGACTTATTTCACTGCGAAAAGTGTCGTTTTGCGGTCGAGCAGCAGCCGAGACACAAACAGGCGGCAAACGAATtcttttacttgttttttttctctgtccTATGTTTGTGCTGTCAAACTGTGGCACAATGGGATGGCTCTCCGGTCATGAAGAGGGTTCAAACGAATATTATGCGAAAGAGAACAATTGTactaaaatcataaaaaatggTGATAATAATGTGGATAATGTGGAGTATTCTGATAATGTGGAGTATTTTCAAgacattttaataaaaaagtgagATGCAAGAAGCAAGTCGAATAAAATATCTTcaaaattacatcaatattGTAAAAACATCGCGATGAGGTTTGCGATGTTTTTAACTTTCAAGGGGGATTCTATCTTTCAAATTGGAAAAATTGCACAAACACGCTATCTGGCGCTCCGTTTGGCCGTTATGCAGTTTTTAGCTGATAGTATAAAGAGCTCTCATGGTATAAAGAGCtctagccggtctcatggtacagtcgtcaactcgtacgactt
This sequence is a window from Anopheles merus strain MAF chromosome 3R, AmerM5.1, whole genome shotgun sequence. Protein-coding genes within it:
- the LOC121596379 gene encoding nuclear pore complex protein Nup205; the encoded protein is MADGTPDDLWTPYKCLLNNVETYLLPSTDQADTTHAVALEALLRKHKQNFLSLLKNPPKNGKCREAIKQGITEGITLPEFGHTILSKELVDESIILSDMFDMNEYVALELLCTSQQQTINHPGLTRGLVAVLLYYDGRKSLVASLKQLLKSRAGVSWCTDAPPEVTQIVTNYTDGLVADGLLERIIDLLQELDITKELDILTTNRALGPPRHHRQVLDLFEEIRLLLAQCIYYYAAQSGLPRGVTMKLVQFLRGYKCTESSGGIDDVTVTLQMALLYALDLSVLQRREDGEELVRKLPMIKDDLYIDFLMDALSNSWENDGLHALTLFAFGLSIATLRLAPQTLVQDASKMIDQDELLVNGALQGKVFDFLYYTFLDSELIFDTEFFYRRLHTLFADFIELMHSKVTELRGRADETARTVQVYQQQGIEPPANLCRNFEMLLLSVGKFYANDRLHLNLSMEYWGPTEFAHGLQGHRVSSRSVCLFKFIRLAGELLPPTLFIPYLKMLSGLSCNVQAARSAFNLLKQGSAYSGSSTVSWDHFFNSLSEYYFNLRQEQNPQSETVYRNRMICKSISPQEILGLQAVLQVVQAVAKHDELSRIALCESDKWAPLNVLVGLISCSVPIQLKAEIVRTLASLAGSLENAIKLWHNLEDSQIVNTIPSTSNFKTRGVISELEEVESRNETFPLTQAMLDLLSSLMSTAIPDDLGEGSRAPGIHPYLSYVVNTVLLRLFSRNYKDGAEKWQLAQKCLQIVHMFVNGFNFNPANANQMRELKEGRTPPAYRIMLQLNTKSDLLRFILHIIDESIVCFDSYTPFPGKSSLEAASLLCLQIIEKALNLQEDFFNMHLSTPSPVNLNGINKLLLGVNPRSGTANHMLNIMKHITYSTWLPGNSLVALRILSIIMTLPDVNQLILGLVTQTDELKNEIRQGFVECLEADLNVSEEAEPLPLLEQLNDTAWVMGVGPMEDEASSKSTNETFITTSIKGAVIQLIQECLQQPVVPNLAHYLLGFDLGKDLHLTSLQQPGIMNFPSHCSKSLITLLDKHLEHLRTGNPLSTSYNKLMEYAYRLLYQICRNYHTSEVFLRFLRSCNDFLCRHTTSLPFPDAKNPFLLNQMTFLLKAIVIELKLTSERNQATQFETICKILLKIINTPTVDPVTSGLGDYYTNTNISFSINATADMSTTAIAATKESSETAKRMLCILLDCVDFTIKQLEEPQWNYFNGTVLHELLQSCEMPVTLKARMRLIDTRKLQDVLRDELDSIHSIATGQRAHIVQEIKTILKYAVDLNTQRSLCASTIKFLEAWGQVAEVLVCVTPTMIMSLDTKQIIITEILQIMLSKAVPNQIIPELGNIASSTISLLMVNLRSCFLLKSEQMSLHMLSERHQNGSMNGTSLLSTGGRNGLNGEMNSTAHQRQEGAYVYLERANALSLKFILKNILDWLLISSDGSPQLKMNLYVALLNYMYIIKGNRDSLERSEKLDSDKDDGGSFLNRTISNAGRKPYGTETEDYKHLNMIMDIFNSFGDSLIDVICQDCTTGHDICKMLAMSCLDMLLSMDASIDIVEFIARHGYLSHIINSLLKKDGDLCHILQTNPSTFRALYVYESKMALLTRLARCQIGARMLLEEHILGVLGSMKVYDLHPDVQILNSGSIQQQSYASAMAVAAAAASASLSSSFIPPVEARFQQILFPALNLCDAILSTLGHENNSALSQIIHFFLSHSDMIETVLRAGSPSMNLGLLKELAGITNLIARSANQEIYELTDPNANQAFGMQLYRMQKFMLALLPRFIVSEQTLKELHQSSMIVQPYASGGMGISSSVNFGSTLNNNPAGGNDHKQRSQHVKYFLEVAANLALYTRNCISNHVVDHRTINVLFSPHYNADGTTAGAGAATPTKTTGPGAGSTALLRQDTYRSATETSSSDVPHSLYVVITQLRCTVEFYHKERNVLESLQQQRNSLPSIDLDKNIQLQFNLLTERVTAKQEELQRSVFIIEHYLYILWAHLDFFMLRVLPVNNRVGSSSFTGHNFQSDKTDSSWRVSNEDIIALKKTLIGVFNETFCKQLIEMEQKQSEKGFVVSFIRRIKQSIQFVPVK